Within the Setaria viridis chromosome 3, Setaria_viridis_v4.0, whole genome shotgun sequence genome, the region aaagtgggTGCGCTACAAGAATTTTTATAGAGTGTAAGCatcactttttttaaaaaaaatatgtggaCACACCACAACTATATCATGTATAAAACGTTATCTACATTTGAATTGCTATGTTTGACCCTTGGATCCGAAAAAACTACTATATAGCTCATATGTTTAATGTGGTCACCATGCATACTTTTCTGACTTCCGAGCACTACTATTTCGTATAGtaaattttcctttttgttttagCTCATGTCGCCCATGATTGGCGAGCACATCCATATATGCCTTCTGTCGTTCGGCTCGACCACAATTTCTATTAGCCTATCCCAAGTCCACGGTATCGTGGTGGCCCTTTTTCATGGCCCACTTAGTAAGTAACGAATGTGGAAAAAATAtgtcaatgaaataggcacagaCTCGTGCCTGTTCATTTAAAAAATTTATGGATAAAACAAAATCCTACTCTCCACCTCCTCATCCTAACTATgaacatcatcaacaacaagtTGGGTAGTTAGTTATATGTGAAACCTTGGCTCTATTTAGGTAATGATCCGGAGCGGATTCTAGTAAAAAAATGTACATTCCTGAGTCCCAAATGATGTGATTCCATCCGCTTCGGGGGAATCGATTTTTCTAACCACGAGCAAACCAACGTGCGTGATGAATTGGTCCTGAACGTCGCTTAGGAGAGAATCCCACTGATTGTGGCGAGGTGTTTATGAGATTGTCCCTTGGACTTCAGGAAAAACTACCCATCCTCTGCCATCAGTATAAAAGAAAAACTTCTAGGGTTCGGCACCCATCCCATCAATCCACCACACTAACCATATTAGACGCGCCGCCACTAGGGTGAGAGAGCAGATCTCCCTACCCATTGTGCCGGATCCTTTGGCAACTCATGCCTACCGACCAATGTTCTCCTCCATCGACGCGCTTCAACACCCTGAGAGCCATCCGCATCCGGGCCCCTTACCTAAGGAGCAACAAAGCCAGCCACCTAATGTGTTCCTCCGTCCTCTCTTGGACAGCCAACCGATGATCCGAAGATGGCACACGGCATCCGCCTCACAGAGGATGTCACCGGCAGTGGGTAGCTTCAGATCCACCGCCACCTACTCACGTCGCACGGCTTCCTCCGGTAGGGTAACTCAATTTTTCTCCTATTTTTATTGTATAATATTGATTTTACTATTTTGGAGAGAGATAAGTAATATGCTTTGATGAAAAATTATATCTTTATTGAATATCCGTCTTGTAATGTCAAAAAAATAGTGTAGTTATTGCTACGCTTATTCAGAAACCAACAAGTTATCCACTTTAGATTGCTGACAAATGATGTATCTTGTACACATTTAGAGACACCGAGGAAACTTCTAGCATAATCTTATCTCTCAGGAACATTGAATTAGCTAGCTTGCAAATTTATTTTAGAGGCATAATCACTTCTACCATGGAATCCTGAGCTGTAGCTTTGTCAAACTTGCCCCTAGATTCCTATGGTTTTAAAACAGTGTAACAAAGTGCTGCCTTTCTTGATGTGTTCTGTTTCTTCTATAGAACGGAAGAAGAATAACACATCAAATCCAAtataaaaaaacacatcaaaTCATTTCTTTTCACTTTATCTTGTGTTAACTAAGTTTCTGAATATACTCGTTCCATTACAACTATTAAGTTTATTATGTGATTTTGTGCATCATTTCTACGTAGGTATAGAGCACAACAAATCACCTCCAATTTCTTTTTGGAAGCTTATAGTCTACTACTCGTCACAATTGCCTTTCAAAACTCTTATGACTCTTCGAAGTGGCTACTTGGGGAACTCAAGTGATAGTGAGACACGTTGAGTGCGCCGCACACACCGCGCCAGCAACATGCTTCACAATGTAACATTTATGCGTTTGTGTCCAAAAAGATTGATTAAATAATTGTCAGAGATCGTGAGTACCTTTCTTAGCTATTAATCTCAGTTCGATTATGTAAAGTTTGTAATTTCTTATGTTATgtgttatgattttttttaaattataattttttaatgtGAGATTTTGAACCTAATATGAGAAATATTTAAATTCTAACTTACCACACAATAGCGGGCCTTTCACTCGAAACATAACGACACAATCTTAATTTAACACTAAACTGTCTCTCATGAGGATACTTTTAGCCTAATGCAGCGGCTTCAACTCTCTTAAAATCGTCTGACAAGGTTGAACCTTGACGAGCATATCCTATCCTATATTGTTCTTGTTGGGGGGTTTAACCCGTTTTACCGTTCATTGTTGACGTGGATGTGCCACGTAGGCATTAGGATTGGTACTAGGACCTTAATTGAAGTGTAAATAGCATTTCACCGTCACCTACTCACCTACACACAGCGTACGCCGCACGCGCCGCAGTCAAAAGTGAAGCCACGAGTCCTGCATGCCACGCCGCGTCAGAGCGGCGACAGCAAGTGGCGCGCGTGTCGCCGGAGGAGCTCGCGGCGGCGCCACGTAGAGCCTCCGGTGTTATCCCCTCCGGTTTCACTCTCCACCGCTCCCTCCATCACCCCTAGCGCAAAGCCCCAGCCTCCCAGCagctctctcctcgctctcgcTCCAACCGGCTGGCAACTCGCAACCGCAACCTGcgacgacagcggcggcgatggcgcagagaggcagcggcggcggcggaggctcggCCGGAACCAACCACAACAGGCAACCGGCGATGGCgcagagaggcggcggcggcttggccggAACTAACCACAACCGGCAACTGGCAacggcgagagcggcggcggcgatggcgctgagaggaggcggcggccgcggcttgGCCGGAATCAACCGCAACCGGcaaccggcggcagcggcggcaatggcgcAGAGAggtgtcggcgtcggcgtcggctcGATCGGAATCAACGACCACAACCGCCGCCAGCAGCTGCTGGCATCCTACTACCGTGACTTgtccctggcgccgccgcccccggcggcggtggttggTGACAACGCGGGCTCGTTGTCGGACATCGAGGACCCGCCGCTCGATCTCCTGGCCGTGAACTCGGCGCGcgttgctgctgctcctccactCACGGACGCGCCCGGCGCTGGCCTCGGCATCCGGTGGTTCGACGTCGAGacgcgccatggccgccgccgccgcgcggagccgtccgaggaggacgacgaggggtccagccaccgccgccgccagagacAGGTTCGATCTCAGACTATTTATATCTCAACACTGCTACGATCTGCTCGTGGAGGATCATCATCTCGGGAGATTATCATTAACCAACCATTCATTCTTCGTTTCCTTTCCCGTAGACTGAAGACGAAGCCAGCAGCGAGGCAGGAGCTGCTTCCCCGGAACAGATCTACGAGGCGCTCAAGGAGATACCCGACCTGGGCCGTGCTGATCTGCTGAGAGCCTACAGCAAGCTCATCCACGATGCTCGCCAGTTCAGGTGCCTCATGGCGTTGCCCAGCGACATGAGGAAGGACTGGCTGCTCATGGAGATCGGCAACCAGTGAAGAAGCAAGGCTTGCTATGCTTGCCATGTCTGGTCTGCAGGGCAAGTATCTGACAGCATGCCGGAACAAGTATCGTCAGCCGAATGCTATGTGTTTAATTAACTAGTAAGTTGTAGATTATGGTAGTTTAGTTTCCTTTCCACCAGCTGTGGTACTAGGGCTTGGCTTTTGTTGGACCATGTATCGAATAGCCATGTCTTTTGGTTTAGCCCTAGGTAAGCTATTGTGAACTCCCTGCTTGGATTCTCAAAATGTAGTGAATGTTTGGCTGTTTGCTTGTGAGAAAATGAAGGCTAGTGGCATGTTGCTAAATTTGCTTTGTGTGGTTTGGGAGTTCTTTGGTGCCCACACCTTGTTTCACTCGAGATGTAGCGACCTATAATCTAACGGTAAACCCGGATACTTTTGAGCCTAATGCTTCGCGGCTTAAACCTTGACAAGCTCGAACCTTGACGAGTCGCCGGAGGCAAAGCCAAGTCGTCTCGCGGGTCGTGCCACGCAGCGTCCCAGCGTGGTGACACCGCGCGGCGCGCCTGgcggacgtgtcgccgccggaggggccgccgcggcggctggtGTTGGTGTATtacgtggcggcggccgcgcgatCCGCGGCACCGCCAGCCAGCACCCCGGCTTCATTAATTAGCTGGCTACCTCCGCGGGCTTCGCTCTCGCGGAACGCCCCCACCAGCAAGCACCTCGCTCCCAATCGGCTCGGCAGCCGGCGGAGATGAAGCGAACACTGGCTGATGGCGAAGGCGAACGCGACCGGCCGGGGTGCTCCTGCAGCAGCTGCGACGAGCAATATAATGTAAATCGATCACCATTCACTTGTAGATCTCCATGCCGATTCCCCTGAAATATATACTTGAACCTGGATTTGCAAATTGAATGGCATCGTTCTGGTGTTGTGAAGATCATCAGTAGAGGCATTTAAGAAGGAATATTGACAAAATGAAAGTCTGTGACAAGCTGATGATGTAAATGTGTGTGATTGTAAGATGTCTAAAAGTAAAAACTGAGAAAGGAAATACAGCATTTTAATCTGGACTTACAAATAAATAACCAAATGTTGGTATGCCACTCAAATTTGGAGCAGTTCCTAAGACTCCTGCTAAACATGGCCAGAGGAGATCTATCCACACTTCTTGATTTCAGTTTAAACATAATGCTGGCTGAGTGCTGCTTGTCCTTAAAATGAAGATAATAAAGTCAATTGTTGTTTTAGTTGTCAGTGAGAATGAAGAGACGCCCAAAGTCTCCAGTTTTCCTGATGCGTATATGACCATGATGCTAATGCAATGCAGCACCATCTGTGACCCGTACCTGACTGAGCATCTTCCGGGGAATCTAATCATCCCGCATGCTCTGTAACCATCGAACCACAAACCTCTGGCAATGCGGCATGCAGAATTATTTTGGCAGATCACGTCACTTCAAACGTTTTTGTTTTGGGTGTCGTAATGTAACTCCTTCCAGGGCTGTGCTTTCTGCATGTATGCCGAAGGAACCTGCTCGCATGTTCGTATTACAGCTTCAGTCTTTCAGACACCCAACGCAAACGAATGCAAATTTTCAGCCACAACACCTGAAATCAAACTTTCAGCTATTTCTGGACAACAAATTCAGGATCACAATCAGCAACTAATGAACTTGACCGCGACATGACGCAAAGGGTCCAAATTTTCCACAGGCCACGGCGCGCAACAAACATCTTCACTAGCTTGTGGAAGAACAAAGAGATCAATAAAATGTTCCCCGTCCAAAAAAGAATTACAATCAGCAAAGCTGTGACACCGTAAACTCTGTTCCTCCCACCATCCTAATTACTTTTCTTGTGACTAGCAACAACCCATGCTTGGTCAGGTTCCTTCTCTGGAGCGCCTCATGCTCTCGTCGATCAACTTAAATGTCTTCTTCACAAGTTTCTGATCCAGGGCGGTTGTTCTGTAAATCTTGAACACTCGGTCTACGCGGTCTGGCTTGCTGCTCTGGAAGTAGAGCTCCTCaaacttctttttcacaaacctGTAAATGAAACCCTCTAGGCCATAAGCAGCAGTTTTGCACATGCAGGTGTAGGATAGCAAAGTGGAAAAAGTTGTTTTTTGGCATGTATGTGCACGTATACATCTTTGTCTGACATTGATAGAGTGATAGGGAGGCAGGAGCGCACTCACTCGTAGGCATGTTCAACCTCCTGTTTGCCAGGCGCAGTAGGCTGGTAGTCTTTAAACCACTCACACACACTCAAAGGAACCTATATAAGGACGACAAGTCAGACAATTGTTGGTACACCAGAGAACTTAGTGTTACTCAGCTCTTGGTAGGTGTCAAAAGATGACCCTTACCTTTTGTATTTTCCTCTCAAATATGTCGAATTTGTTGAGAAACAACATGAATGAGGTTTTCTGGAAATCAGAATCGCATCAGGTAGGGCTcattatgacaaaaaaaaatagcgTGAGAACAAAAAGATTCTGAtaattttaaacaaacctcAAAACATCTTTGCTTTAGGACCCAGTCAAAGAGTTCTTTGGTCTCCATCATTCTGTTCTTCGTCTCATCCTCAAATAACATCTGATCGTACCTGAAATTAACAGCCAGGGCTCAACTTTGGATCAAAATTGTACACCGCAACTTATAAACCAAAATTTTTGTGGTGCTGTGCATCTTGACAAAATCTAAAGGAACAGCTTCCGAGTAGAATTCGGCAGTTTAAGGTAAGTTCAAGTCAATGAATTGTAAACAATGAAAATGCACTTACTCGCTAACGGCAGCACAAAAGATTACAGCATTAACACCTTCAAAAAGATGAATCCACTTCCTTCTCTCATTTCTTTGGCCTCCTACATCATACAACCTATAGACCTCTCCACCTCTTTTGCTCTCTCCAAGAGGGCTGTAGGAAATTAAAAACTTACTAATTAGAAGATTAAAGCTATCTGTTACTCGATAATACCAATTTAGTTCGACATCCGGACAGAGTATAACAAAAGAAATATGCAAATACCATGTCAGCAGCTTACCTAAACTGAGTTTCTACCACACCATTCGTCCGTACTCTTGCATGAAGCACGTCCTCCTGCAAAGAACCAGCCCAGATAAGTACAATAGATAAAGTGCAAACCCTTAAGACCTATGATCAAATAACCATGTACAGAAACCAAAATAATATGATGGAACATTcacataaaagaaaattaaaacaaaagatAAGTTTTTCTATACACCTTGAGGATGACTTGACCAGAACAAGATGATTCCATGGTATCTACTTTAGAGGCTGCTTCACAATGCACCACTATAATGATTCAACAAATAAAAACaatttaacatttttttttgcttagGAGAAGGGAACGTCATTACAAAAACTGAAACATAGCCTGGGTAATGTAGCCAACTAGCCATGCTTATGTTTTGGAAGTTGTGAAACGAACCAACCCATCAAAACTCAaaaggggtgtgtgtgtgttgggggggggggggggggggggggtaagaCTATGCCTTATTCATAGCAGTTTAGTAAAATTTATTCTCACTTCACTGCAATTGTGCATGGGGATTCTATTCAAGATTGTTACATGCAAGGTATATTCCCCCTTCCTGAATACTGAAACTAATAACCTCCTAACTCCTAAGGTCTTCAAAAGAATGGGAATATCTATATATCTTACATTTGACCCCAGCCTCTAATGCAATTCGGCAACCTCAAACACAATCAAAAGGAAATAGTATGCTAATATCAAAAAACCTGTAAATAAGGCTGACAAGATTT harbors:
- the LOC117850693 gene encoding guanine nucleotide-binding protein alpha-1 subunit isoform X1; this encodes MSVLTCVIESMGSSCSRHHSLNEAEAAENAKSADIDRRILQETKAEQHIHKLLLLGAGESGKSTIFKQIKLLFQTGFDEAELRSYTSVIHANVYQTIKILYDGAKELAQVEPDSSKYVLSPDNQEIGEKLSEIGAKLDYPLLNKELVQDVRKLWQDPAIQETYSRGSILQVPDCAQYFMSNLDRLAEVDYVPTKEDVLHARVRTNGVVETQFSPLGESKRGGEVYRLYDVGGQRNERRKWIHLFEGVNAVIFCAAVSEYDQMLFEDETKNRMMETKELFDWVLKQRCFEKTSFMLFLNKFDIFERKIQKVPLSVCEWFKDYQPTAPGKQEVEHAYEFVKKKFEELYFQSSKPDRVDRVFKIYRTTALDQKLVKKTFKLIDESMRRSREGT
- the LOC117850693 gene encoding guanine nucleotide-binding protein alpha-1 subunit isoform X2, which codes for MRQNLEAILQSSMRTYIRQLKYAILERILYDGAKELAQVEPDSSKYVLSPDNQEIGEKLSEIGAKLDYPLLNKELVQDVRKLWQDPAIQETYSRGSILQVPDCAQYFMSNLDRLAEVDYVPTKEDVLHARVRTNGVVETQFSPLGESKRGGEVYRLYDVGGQRNERRKWIHLFEGVNAVIFCAAVSEYDQMLFEDETKNRMMETKELFDWVLKQRCFEKTSFMLFLNKFDIFERKIQKVPLSVCEWFKDYQPTAPGKQEVEHAYEFVKKKFEELYFQSSKPDRVDRVFKIYRTTALDQKLVKKTFKLIDESMRRSREGT
- the LOC117849375 gene encoding uncharacterized protein — translated: MAQRGSGGGGGSAGTNHNRQPAMAQRGGGGLAGTNHNRQLATARAAAAMALRGGGGRGLAGINRNRQPAAAAAMAQRGVGVGVGSIGINDHNRRQQLLASYYRDLSLAPPPPAAVVGDNAGSLSDIEDPPLDLLAVNSARVAAAPPLTDAPGAGLGIRWFDVETRHGRRRRAEPSEEDDEGSSHRRRQRQTEDEASSEAGAASPEQIYEALKEIPDLGRADLLRAYSKLIHDARQFRCLMALPSDMRKDWLLMEIGNQ